A genomic stretch from Candidatus Nitrotoga arctica includes:
- a CDS encoding type III pantothenate kinase → MRMLLIDAGNSRVKWAMVEGGMGLRQNVLENTHAPALSVAFSELPPPDRILISNVAGENMAQLLSAACAAWQCPIEFIVARVRQCGVRNLYEHPAQLGSDRWAALIAAWHQERASCLVVNCGTATTVDALSAEGEFLGGLILPGVDMMQSSLAAGAAQLVQAEGVWREFPRNTADATFSGSIQATIGAIRLQFKALAVRGDVRCLLSGGAADKVQLHLKLPSVRVDNLVLRGLQIIAQENLS, encoded by the coding sequence ATGAGAATGTTACTGATTGATGCCGGTAATAGCCGTGTCAAGTGGGCCATGGTAGAAGGTGGCATGGGGTTGCGGCAAAATGTGCTTGAAAATACGCATGCGCCCGCATTGAGCGTGGCATTCTCGGAATTGCCACCGCCGGACAGAATTCTCATATCCAATGTTGCTGGTGAGAATATGGCGCAACTGCTATCGGCAGCCTGTGCCGCTTGGCAGTGTCCCATTGAGTTCATCGTAGCCCGAGTAAGGCAATGTGGCGTGCGTAACTTGTATGAACACCCTGCCCAGCTTGGCAGTGACCGCTGGGCGGCGCTAATCGCAGCCTGGCATCAAGAGCGCGCATCCTGTCTGGTGGTAAATTGCGGCACAGCAACTACGGTGGATGCACTGTCTGCCGAGGGCGAATTTTTGGGTGGGCTAATCCTGCCAGGTGTGGACATGATGCAAAGTAGTTTGGCCGCAGGCGCTGCCCAATTAGTACAGGCCGAGGGTGTCTGGCGCGAATTTCCGCGCAATACTGCCGATGCCACGTTTAGTGGCTCAATCCAGGCGACAATTGGCGCTATCCGTTTGCAGTTCAAGGCATTAGCAGTACGTGGGGACGTGCGCTGCCTGTTAAGCGGTGGCGCAGCGGATAAGGTACAGTTGCATCTCAAGTTGCCGTCGGTGCGGGTGGATAATCTGGTATTGCGTGGCTTGCAAATTATTGCGCAGGAAAATCTATCTTGA
- a CDS encoding tyrosine-type recombinase/integrase: MKLSDAAARKAKPEAKAYKMADGGGMYLEVMPTGSKYWRLKYRFGGKEKRLAFGVYPDVSLAQARERRGDARKLLANDIDPGIVKQAQKATKLELAENSFEVIAREWFVRHTPNWKENHSSKIIARLEKDVFPWIGARPIAEIAAPALLATMRRIEARGALETAHRALACCGQIFRYAVSTGRAERDPTGDLRGSLPPVKRDKHFAAITEPKKVGELMRDIDGYQGSYIVKSAFKLSPLLFVRPGELRKMEWKDLNLDAAEWCYFITKTETQHIVPLARQAVEVLREIQPLTGRGKYVFHGERDHDRPMSDNAIRSALRRMGWANDEMTPHGFRAMASTILDNMGYKQEWLERQLAHEEPNKVKAAYKRDAWRMYLPERTAMMQAWADYLDKLKAGAVVIPLRA; the protein is encoded by the coding sequence GTGAAGCTATCGGATGCAGCGGCAAGAAAAGCAAAGCCTGAAGCGAAGGCCTACAAAATGGCAGATGGGGGCGGCATGTATCTTGAGGTTATGCCGACGGGATCAAAATACTGGCGGCTCAAATATCGTTTTGGCGGCAAGGAGAAGCGCCTGGCCTTCGGCGTATATCCAGATGTAAGCCTGGCCCAAGCCCGTGAACGTCGCGGTGATGCGCGCAAGTTACTGGCGAATGACATAGACCCCGGCATAGTGAAGCAGGCGCAAAAGGCAACCAAATTAGAGCTGGCGGAAAACAGTTTTGAAGTGATTGCCCGCGAGTGGTTTGTGCGCCATACCCCCAATTGGAAAGAAAATCATTCGAGCAAGATTATCGCGAGACTGGAAAAAGATGTTTTTCCATGGATCGGTGCGCGGCCTATTGCCGAGATTGCCGCACCTGCATTACTGGCAACGATGCGCCGAATAGAAGCCCGTGGCGCACTGGAAACGGCACACCGCGCCCTTGCCTGTTGCGGGCAGATATTTCGCTATGCCGTATCAACTGGACGCGCTGAGCGTGATCCTACAGGCGACCTGCGCGGCTCACTTCCCCCGGTGAAAAGAGATAAGCACTTTGCCGCGATAACCGAACCCAAAAAAGTGGGCGAACTGATGCGCGACATTGATGGCTATCAAGGATCGTACATTGTCAAAAGCGCATTTAAGCTATCCCCCCTGCTATTCGTGCGACCCGGAGAGTTACGCAAGATGGAGTGGAAAGACTTGAACCTGGATGCGGCTGAGTGGTGTTACTTCATCACCAAAACAGAAACACAACACATAGTCCCGCTGGCACGTCAGGCCGTCGAAGTTCTGCGCGAAATCCAACCGCTGACCGGGCGCGGCAAATATGTATTCCACGGCGAACGCGACCACGACAGGCCAATGAGTGACAACGCGATTAGATCGGCACTACGACGCATGGGGTGGGCGAATGACGAAATGACACCCCACGGTTTCAGGGCAATGGCCTCCACTATTCTGGACAATATGGGATATAAGCAAGAATGGTTAGAGCGACAGCTTGCCCATGAAGAGCCGAACAAGGTTAAAGCCGCTTACAAGCGCGATGCGTGGCGCATGTACCTACCTGAACGCACAGCCATGATGCAGGCGTGGGCGGACTATCTGGACAAGCTGAAAGCTGGCGCGGTTGTAATCCCGCTGCGCGCATAA
- a CDS encoding biotin--[acetyl-CoA-carboxylase] ligase — MGAPHPCTTMKPLTFALLRQLVDRKFHSGEMLAQRLGISRASVSNALHGVEDYGLALYSVPGRGYCLSNPPQWLDAALIVHHLGGQAGQYQIEIFDSLPSSNTLLLQRAAQGAPSGNVLAVELQSGGRGRLGRSWHSGLGNALTFSLLWRFELDLSALSGLSLAVGVALIRALHALGMVNARLKWPNDVLGSNDGKLAGILLEAQGDMLGPSAVVIGIGLNLSTPKHLLPQIDQPVSSLEDMVAGMPGINVPERNYLFAVILRELQAILYEFASNGFAALRAEWESHHALHNQTVRLLLPDGRTEIGIARGVTENGALILETVGGMQVFNAGEIGLRAS; from the coding sequence ATGGGCGCCCCCCACCCATGCACCACGATGAAACCGCTTACTTTTGCCCTGTTGCGCCAGTTGGTGGACCGGAAATTCCATTCTGGGGAAATGCTGGCGCAGCGTTTGGGCATATCGCGCGCCAGTGTGAGCAATGCCTTGCATGGGGTAGAAGATTATGGCTTGGCTTTATATAGCGTACCCGGTCGTGGCTATTGTCTGAGCAATCCGCCGCAATGGCTGGATGCTGCGCTTATTGTTCACCATCTAGGTGGGCAGGCGGGACAATACCAGATTGAAATTTTTGACAGCCTGCCCTCCAGTAATACTCTGCTGTTACAGCGCGCAGCGCAGGGCGCACCCAGCGGCAACGTGCTGGCAGTGGAACTGCAAAGCGGCGGACGGGGGCGATTGGGGCGGTCATGGCATTCCGGCTTGGGCAACGCGCTCACGTTCTCACTGTTGTGGCGTTTTGAGCTTGATTTATCAGCACTGTCTGGTTTGAGCTTGGCCGTCGGAGTGGCGTTGATCCGTGCGTTGCACGCGCTTGGCATGGTAAACGCACGGCTTAAATGGCCCAATGATGTGCTGGGTAGTAACGACGGTAAACTAGCCGGCATTCTGCTGGAGGCACAGGGTGATATGTTGGGGCCAAGCGCGGTAGTGATTGGCATTGGCCTCAACCTGTCCACGCCTAAACACCTATTGCCGCAGATTGATCAACCGGTGTCGAGCCTGGAAGACATGGTAGCTGGCATGCCGGGAATTAATGTGCCGGAACGCAACTACTTATTCGCGGTAATTTTACGTGAGTTGCAGGCAATACTTTATGAATTTGCCAGTAATGGTTTTGCGGCACTGCGTGCGGAATGGGAAAGTCATCACGCTTTGCACAACCAGACGGTACGGCTATTGTTGCCAGATGGCAGAACTGAAATTGGCATCGCGCGAGGCGTAACCGAGAATGGCGCGCTTATTCTGGAAACGGTGGGCGGAATGCAAGTCTTTAATGCGGGAGAGATTGGTTTGCGTGCATCATGA